The following are encoded together in the Magnetospirillum gryphiswaldense MSR-1 v2 genome:
- the exbB gene encoding tonB-system energizer ExbB: MDHDLSPWGMFLAADLVVRLVMIGLALASVATWTVLVAKSWELRQTKRRIAVGQAILARATSLYEAKRDLSHPQHAPVSTMLEAAATELRLSTGLGPDGIKDRVASRLEGELAQLGRRLSAGTGILATIGSTGPFIGLFGTVWGIMNSFIGIAHSQTTNLAVVAPGIAEALLATGMGLVAAIPAVVVYNAFARAIAGQRAQAGLAAAEILRLAGRELDRDANSFRRAAE, encoded by the coding sequence ATGGACCACGATCTTTCCCCCTGGGGCATGTTCCTGGCCGCCGATCTGGTGGTCCGGCTGGTGATGATCGGCCTAGCCCTGGCCTCGGTCGCCACCTGGACGGTTTTGGTGGCCAAATCCTGGGAATTGCGCCAGACCAAGCGCCGCATCGCCGTCGGTCAGGCCATTCTCGCCCGGGCCACCAGCCTGTACGAAGCCAAGCGCGATCTGAGCCACCCCCAACACGCCCCGGTCAGCACCATGCTGGAGGCGGCGGCGACGGAACTGCGCCTGTCCACCGGCTTGGGCCCCGACGGCATCAAGGACCGCGTTGCCAGCCGCCTGGAGGGCGAATTGGCGCAATTGGGCCGCCGCCTCAGCGCCGGCACCGGTATTTTGGCCACCATCGGCTCCACCGGTCCGTTCATCGGCCTGTTCGGCACGGTGTGGGGGATCATGAACAGCTTCATCGGCATCGCCCACAGCCAGACCACCAATCTGGCGGTGGTGGCGCCGGGCATCGCCGAGGCTCTGCTCGCCACCGGCATGGGGTTGGTGGCGGCCATACCGGCGGTGGTGGTCTATAACGCCTTCGCCCGCGCCATCGCCGGCCAGCGCGCCCAGGCCGGACTGGCGGCGGCAGAAATCCTGCGGCTGGCCGGGCGCGAGTTGGACCGCGACGCCAATTCCTTTCGCCGGGCCGCCGAATGA
- a CDS encoding DUF2218 domain-containing protein: protein MNRLITRGAVTTPTASRYLTQLCKHFAHKIPVEYGANSGRADFPGGSCHFDADDATLSLRLEADSEQSLQHIKAVVEDHLVRFGWRESLNITWESR, encoded by the coding sequence GTGAACCGTCTCATCACCCGCGGAGCCGTGACCACCCCCACGGCCAGCCGCTATCTGACCCAATTGTGCAAGCATTTCGCTCACAAAATTCCGGTGGAATACGGCGCCAACAGCGGTCGGGCCGACTTTCCCGGCGGCTCGTGCCATTTCGACGCCGACGACGCGACCTTGTCGTTGCGGCTGGAAGCCGACAGCGAGCAATCGCTGCAACACATCAAGGCGGTGGTCGAGGACCATCTGGTCCGCTTCGGCTGGCGCGAATCACTCAACATCACCTGGGAGTCCCGCTGA
- a CDS encoding ABC transporter ATP-binding protein, translated as MSLSLADISVAYGRKPVLDGIDLAPVAPGSVVGLLGANGAGKSTLLRALAGLLPASGRAELDGLDLLRAPALHRLRQVGYLPQTLPQASPLLAYEAVLGALRATRPDLGAAAAEAAIETVFAELGLHGLALSRMSQLSGGQRQMVGLAQVLVRQPRLLLLDEPTSALDLRWQLAVLGNVVHLARRQGAIALIAIHDINLAARFCTRLVILGEGSIIADGSPNKALSPDILHRAYGIQGRVETCSLGFPMVLADRAAERRFM; from the coding sequence ATGAGCCTGTCCCTGGCAGATATTTCCGTCGCCTATGGCCGCAAGCCGGTACTGGACGGCATCGATCTGGCCCCTGTGGCGCCGGGCAGCGTCGTCGGCCTGCTGGGCGCCAACGGTGCCGGCAAATCGACGCTGCTGCGCGCCCTGGCCGGGTTGCTGCCCGCCAGCGGACGAGCCGAACTGGACGGTCTCGACCTGCTGCGCGCCCCGGCACTGCATCGCTTGCGCCAGGTGGGCTATCTGCCGCAGACCTTGCCGCAAGCCTCGCCCTTGCTGGCCTACGAAGCGGTTTTGGGCGCCTTACGCGCCACCCGCCCCGATCTGGGCGCCGCCGCCGCCGAAGCGGCGATCGAGACGGTCTTCGCCGAACTGGGCTTGCACGGGCTGGCGCTGTCGCGCATGAGCCAATTGTCCGGCGGCCAGCGGCAAATGGTCGGGCTGGCCCAGGTGCTGGTGCGCCAACCCCGCCTGCTGTTGCTGGACGAGCCGACCAGCGCCCTGGACCTGCGCTGGCAATTGGCGGTGCTGGGCAATGTGGTGCATCTGGCCCGGCGCCAGGGGGCCATCGCCTTGATCGCCATCCACGACATCAATCTGGCCGCCCGCTTCTGCACCCGGCTGGTCATCCTGGGCGAAGGCAGCATCATCGCCGACGGCAGTCCCAACAAGGCTCTCAGTCCCGACATCCTGCACCGCGCCTATGGCATCCAGGGCCGGGTCGAGACCTGCTCGCTCGGCTTTCCCATGGTTCTCGCCGACCGCGCCGCCGAAAGGAGGTTCATGTGA
- a CDS encoding FecCD family ABC transporter permease, producing the protein MTALSLACGYRRFIIGRLATMAALALALVAAFVFDVATGPSGLRLADLLAAEQDSTLAVILWDIRLPQAVTAVLVGAALALAGAEMQTTLNNALASPFTLGVTNAATLGAASAIVFDLSVPGLAAMHIVPLFAFAAALAATLLVNFLARSQGAGADTVVLFGIAMVFVMNALLWLVQYVASADAVQQIVFWTMGSLTRSSWDKAAIIATALALCLPLSLRQVWAMTTLRGGEDHARSFGIQVERLRLVVLVRVSLLAAVAVAFVGTIGFIGLVGPHLARLTLGEDHRFYLPGAALAGALVMSLASTASKAIVPGLVLPVGIVTALVGIPLFMALLLGQRRRP; encoded by the coding sequence ATGACCGCGCTCAGTCTGGCCTGCGGCTATCGCCGCTTCATCATCGGGCGGCTGGCGACCATGGCCGCCCTGGCCCTGGCCTTGGTCGCCGCCTTTGTCTTCGACGTCGCCACCGGCCCGTCCGGGCTGCGTCTGGCCGATCTGCTGGCGGCTGAACAGGATTCCACCCTGGCGGTGATCTTGTGGGACATCCGCCTGCCGCAAGCGGTAACGGCAGTGCTGGTGGGCGCCGCCCTGGCCCTGGCCGGGGCGGAAATGCAGACCACCCTCAACAATGCCCTGGCCAGTCCGTTCACCCTGGGGGTAACCAACGCCGCCACCTTGGGCGCCGCCTCGGCCATCGTCTTCGACCTGTCGGTGCCGGGGCTGGCCGCCATGCACATTGTGCCGCTGTTCGCCTTCGCCGCCGCCTTGGCCGCCACCCTTCTAGTCAATTTCCTCGCCCGCAGCCAAGGGGCCGGGGCCGATACGGTGGTGCTGTTCGGCATCGCCATGGTCTTCGTCATGAACGCGCTGTTGTGGCTGGTGCAATATGTCGCCAGCGCCGACGCCGTGCAGCAGATCGTGTTTTGGACCATGGGCAGCCTGACCCGGTCGAGCTGGGATAAGGCCGCCATCATCGCCACCGCCCTGGCCCTGTGCCTGCCGCTATCACTGCGTCAGGTATGGGCCATGACCACCTTGCGCGGCGGCGAGGATCACGCCCGCTCCTTCGGCATCCAGGTCGAGCGGTTGCGTCTGGTGGTGCTGGTCCGGGTCAGCCTGTTGGCGGCGGTGGCGGTGGCGTTCGTCGGCACCATCGGCTTCATCGGTCTGGTCGGTCCGCATCTGGCCCGCCTGACCTTGGGCGAGGATCACCGTTTCTATCTGCCCGGCGCCGCCCTGGCCGGCGCCCTGGTGATGTCGCTGGCCTCGACGGCCAGCAAGGCCATCGTGCCCGGATTGGTGCTGCCGGTGGGCATCGTCACCGCCTTGGTCGGCATCCCGCTGTTCATGGCCCTGTTGCTGGGTCAGCGGAGGCGGCCATGA
- a CDS encoding ABC transporter substrate-binding protein, with protein sequence MIRHLLLVLAMAVALSLPPGPAQAGPKVVDLAGRTITVPDKVERIILGEGRAVIALGILDRADPLARVVGTMGDFPLLDPIGHAKWLKRFPQLGEIAAIGKVAADSFSVERSIALKPDLALFSMAGHGPAPKDVEIIKQLEAAGITVAFVDFFFDPLVNTPKSMELLGTLLGRQAEAAEFNAVYGRELAKVTDRVAALKDRPLVFIENRVGLQAECCASIGNGILGTMVAAAGGRNLASGLIPGYAGTISLEYLMTHQPDIYLGTAVGNIDSAAKAPERIVLGHDTPVELAKSSFARALARPGIGQLQAVRQGRAYALWHHFVHSPFNVVAVQVLAQWIHPEHFADLDPAATLRELTTRFQPLPLDGVFWTQYP encoded by the coding sequence ATGATCCGCCATCTTTTGCTCGTGCTGGCCATGGCGGTCGCCCTGTCCCTGCCCCCCGGCCCGGCGCAAGCCGGGCCAAAGGTGGTCGATCTTGCAGGCCGCACCATCACCGTGCCGGACAAGGTCGAACGCATCATCCTGGGCGAAGGCCGGGCGGTGATCGCCCTGGGCATTCTTGACCGCGCCGATCCGTTGGCCCGCGTCGTCGGCACCATGGGCGACTTCCCCCTGCTCGACCCCATCGGCCACGCCAAATGGCTGAAGCGCTTCCCCCAGCTTGGCGAAATCGCCGCCATCGGCAAGGTCGCCGCCGATTCGTTCAGCGTCGAACGCAGCATCGCCCTCAAGCCCGATCTGGCGCTGTTTTCCATGGCCGGTCACGGCCCGGCGCCCAAGGATGTGGAAATCATCAAGCAATTGGAAGCCGCCGGCATCACCGTCGCCTTCGTCGATTTCTTTTTCGACCCCCTGGTCAACACACCGAAAAGCATGGAACTGCTGGGCACTTTGCTGGGCCGTCAGGCCGAGGCGGCGGAGTTCAACGCGGTCTATGGCCGCGAACTGGCCAAGGTCACCGACCGGGTGGCGGCCCTCAAGGATCGCCCGCTGGTGTTCATCGAAAACCGTGTCGGTTTGCAGGCGGAATGCTGCGCCAGCATCGGCAACGGCATCTTGGGCACCATGGTCGCCGCCGCCGGCGGGCGCAATCTGGCGTCTGGCCTGATCCCCGGCTATGCCGGCACCATCAGCCTGGAATATCTGATGACCCATCAGCCCGATATCTACCTGGGCACGGCGGTGGGCAATATCGACAGTGCCGCCAAGGCGCCGGAACGCATCGTCCTGGGCCACGACACCCCGGTCGAACTGGCCAAATCCAGCTTCGCCCGTGCCCTCGCCCGCCCCGGCATCGGTCAGTTGCAGGCGGTGCGCCAGGGCCGCGCCTATGCCCTGTGGCACCATTTCGTCCATTCCCCCTTCAACGTCGTCGCCGTCCAGGTGCTGGCCCAGTGGATTCACCCCGAGCATTTCGCCGATCTCGACCCCGCCGCCACCTTGCGGGAACTCACCACCCGTTTTCAGCCGCTGCCGCTGGACGGCGTGTTCTGGACCCAATATCCATGA
- a CDS encoding TonB-dependent receptor domain-containing protein — protein sequence MTSRPHRLFGKAALLASSILAGTILPAHGQQAIQLAPVDVEGKAPREVETTSIIDQEQIDQEQPKDMRQLFRHDPAVTVSGGSAAAQKFFVHGVEQSNLNVSIDGITQRSNIWHHNGSTTLDPLFLKAVQVEAGVAPADAGPGALGGAVKMETKDAKDMLLPGQTAGGTIIASYNTNSQSFRTTGSGYAAQDGYEVLGVLTRKMGENYINGDGNGEPGTKDHLQSGLAKLAYENAGGHRFGVSGEYAEDNAVRRMRPNLGEVSQGTGRLYNTTRATRLSTSITYETTAPTDTFDPKVNLFYNRVSLQRPNDTNQTAVASGVFNSNIETMGLKAQNTFAIPTGKLTAGFDFENSDAFVHRYLKRTNADEQARNYGLFAQARISPWTDWKLSTGLRADYQTYHSVDEKDFNNFGLSPNASAEYAITPTLSAFGGYSYVFGGLSLPETGLLHAYEMTTSDDVEATRSHNFRTGLRYDDSGLKLEGALFRTQMYDTLFYNYTNSIRINGASLRSQGIDLAGSYDWGGGKLWGKYNFTQARYASRMALPSDYNLATPVGHVLNMGAEYTLEPIRVTVGGAAEMAKGIHDEALTRGNFQPMKGYAVLDLFSQWQPLESYEHWTLRLEANNVLDKKYVARGSYTTANNITPVYEEGRSFLLSTTLKF from the coding sequence ATGACCAGCCGCCCCCACCGCCTTTTCGGTAAAGCCGCCTTGTTGGCATCGTCCATTCTGGCCGGCACCATCCTGCCGGCCCATGGACAACAGGCCATCCAGTTGGCGCCGGTGGATGTCGAGGGCAAGGCCCCGCGCGAGGTGGAAACCACCTCGATCATCGACCAGGAGCAGATCGACCAGGAACAGCCCAAGGATATGCGGCAATTGTTCCGCCATGATCCGGCGGTGACGGTCAGCGGCGGCTCGGCGGCGGCACAGAAATTTTTCGTCCACGGGGTTGAGCAAAGCAACCTCAACGTCAGCATCGACGGCATCACCCAGCGCAGCAACATCTGGCACCATAACGGCTCGACCACCCTGGACCCCCTGTTCCTGAAGGCGGTGCAGGTGGAGGCCGGCGTGGCCCCCGCCGATGCCGGACCCGGCGCCCTGGGCGGGGCGGTGAAGATGGAAACCAAGGATGCCAAGGACATGCTGCTGCCCGGCCAGACTGCCGGCGGCACCATCATCGCCAGCTACAACACCAACAGTCAGAGCTTCCGCACCACCGGTTCCGGCTATGCCGCCCAGGACGGCTACGAGGTGCTGGGCGTTTTGACCCGCAAAATGGGCGAGAACTACATCAACGGCGACGGCAACGGTGAACCCGGCACCAAGGATCATCTGCAAAGCGGTCTGGCCAAGCTGGCCTATGAGAATGCCGGCGGTCACCGCTTCGGCGTGTCGGGTGAATATGCCGAAGACAACGCGGTGCGCCGCATGCGCCCCAATTTGGGCGAGGTTAGCCAGGGCACCGGCAGGCTTTACAACACCACCCGCGCCACCCGCCTGAGCACCAGCATCACCTATGAAACCACGGCGCCCACCGACACCTTCGATCCCAAGGTCAACCTGTTCTACAACCGCGTCAGCCTGCAACGCCCCAACGACACCAACCAGACGGCGGTGGCTTCGGGCGTGTTCAATTCCAATATCGAAACCATGGGCTTGAAGGCGCAGAACACCTTCGCCATCCCCACCGGCAAGCTGACCGCCGGCTTCGATTTCGAGAACAGCGACGCCTTCGTCCACCGCTATCTCAAGCGAACCAATGCCGACGAACAGGCGCGCAATTACGGCCTGTTCGCCCAGGCCCGTATCTCGCCCTGGACCGACTGGAAGCTGTCCACCGGCCTGCGCGCCGATTATCAGACCTATCACAGCGTGGACGAGAAGGATTTCAACAATTTCGGCCTGTCGCCCAATGCCAGCGCCGAATATGCCATCACCCCGACGCTCAGCGCCTTCGGCGGCTATTCCTATGTGTTCGGCGGCTTGTCGTTGCCGGAAACCGGTCTGCTGCACGCCTATGAAATGACCACCAGCGACGACGTCGAGGCCACCCGCTCGCACAATTTCCGCACCGGCCTGCGCTATGACGACAGCGGCCTGAAGCTGGAAGGCGCGCTGTTCCGTACGCAGATGTACGACACGCTTTTCTACAACTACACCAACTCCATCCGCATCAACGGCGCCAGCCTGCGCAGCCAGGGCATCGATCTGGCCGGCAGCTATGACTGGGGCGGTGGCAAGCTGTGGGGCAAGTACAACTTCACCCAGGCCCGCTATGCCTCGCGCATGGCCTTGCCCAGTGATTACAACCTGGCCACCCCAGTGGGTCATGTGCTGAATATGGGGGCCGAATACACCCTTGAGCCCATCCGCGTCACCGTGGGTGGCGCCGCCGAAATGGCCAAGGGTATCCACGACGAAGCCCTGACCCGGGGTAATTTCCAGCCCATGAAGGGCTACGCCGTGCTCGACCTGTTCAGCCAATGGCAGCCCTTGGAATCCTACGAACACTGGACCTTGCGGCTCGAGGCCAACAACGTCCTCGACAAGAAATACGTGGCCCGCGGCAGCTATACCACCGCCAACAACATCACCCCGGTCTACGAGGAGGGCCGCTCCTTCCTGCTGTCGACAACGTTGAAGTTCTGA
- a CDS encoding helix-turn-helix domain-containing protein has protein sequence MHEAAKAISFQDIRHQNRTDKFKLVAPVIQPGDTVLHGRYCSMALRSGLRFHATDIVDMHDLVTQAQAEPGLTIGLFLQGGASVSLGGKPFAFGEGGDSQPHAFALNCAETDLFERRGKRGRRVCKVNINLPPDWLDRQELAADDVRPLFCGHRAVRTWSPSARHLELAQGLLYPDPAMPFIHSLHQESLALEFVAETLRQWDQRPEPVPRLGGRDLARLRRACDYLDAHQDSRLHVDDVAREAGMSISGVQRLFHAAHGASVLEFARTRRLLRAREALEQGSISVTEAALNAGYTSSANFATAFKRQFGISPKDARRR, from the coding sequence ATGCATGAAGCAGCCAAGGCCATCAGTTTTCAGGATATCCGCCACCAGAACCGCACCGACAAGTTCAAGCTGGTGGCACCGGTGATCCAGCCCGGCGACACCGTGCTGCATGGCCGCTATTGCAGCATGGCCCTGCGCTCGGGCCTGCGCTTTCATGCCACCGACATCGTCGACATGCACGATCTGGTCACCCAGGCCCAGGCCGAGCCGGGGCTGACCATCGGCCTGTTCCTGCAAGGCGGCGCCAGCGTTTCCTTGGGCGGCAAACCCTTTGCCTTCGGCGAGGGCGGCGATTCCCAGCCCCATGCCTTTGCCCTCAATTGCGCCGAGACCGATCTGTTCGAGCGGCGCGGCAAGCGCGGGCGACGGGTGTGCAAGGTCAATATCAACCTGCCGCCCGACTGGCTGGACCGTCAGGAACTGGCGGCGGATGACGTGCGCCCGTTGTTTTGCGGCCATCGTGCCGTGCGCACCTGGAGTCCCAGTGCCCGCCATCTGGAATTGGCCCAGGGCCTGCTTTATCCCGATCCGGCCATGCCTTTCATCCACTCCCTGCATCAGGAATCGCTGGCGCTGGAATTCGTCGCCGAAACCCTGCGGCAATGGGACCAAAGGCCCGAGCCGGTGCCGCGCCTGGGCGGGCGTGATCTGGCGCGGCTGCGCCGGGCCTGCGATTACCTGGATGCCCATCAGGACAGCCGCCTGCACGTGGACGACGTGGCGCGCGAGGCGGGCATGAGCATCAGCGGGGTGCAGCGGCTGTTCCATGCTGCCCATGGTGCCTCGGTGCTGGAATTCGCCCGCACCCGCCGTTTGCTCCGTGCCCGCGAAGCCTTGGAGCAAGGTAGCATCAGCGTCACCGAGGCGGCGTTGAATGCCGGCTATACCTCGTCGGCCAACTTCGCCACCGCCTTCAAGCGCCAGTTCGGCATCTCGCCCAAGGATGCGCGCAGACGGTAA
- a CDS encoding DUF1513 domain-containing protein: MDSMVIDRRAFLAAIAAFGLMGKSAARADGRRSLWLAANLAPGRQYGLGAFDSGGHMEFEVALPGRGHGIALAPDGKLAVAVARRPGTFAGVIDLASGEATHWLEAPTGRHFHGHGAFSGDGRRFFSAENDYAEATGVIGIWDVGDTWRRVGEMPSHGIEPHDIRMLTDGHTLVVANGGIITHPDSGRARLNLERMDPSLVYLDSRDGGLLGQWRLPARWKLLSMRHFAVNDQGDVAIGMQYQDDDTTAPIIALHRFGQPIRLLDLPAPLPATVRNYCGSVAMSADGRYFAASCPQASLVTLWETTSARFLGTVAVADGCGVAAGGDGDSVLMTSGRRGAWLWSAQTGTVEITGAYVRDRSWDNHAVRLLL, translated from the coding sequence ATGGACTCGATGGTGATTGACCGCCGCGCCTTCCTGGCCGCCATCGCCGCCTTCGGCCTGATGGGCAAAAGTGCGGCGCGTGCCGACGGACGCCGCTCGTTGTGGCTGGCCGCCAACCTTGCCCCTGGGCGGCAATACGGCCTGGGGGCGTTCGATTCTGGCGGCCACATGGAATTCGAGGTGGCGCTGCCCGGTCGCGGTCACGGCATCGCCCTTGCCCCCGACGGCAAACTGGCGGTGGCGGTGGCCCGGCGCCCCGGCACCTTCGCCGGGGTGATCGACTTGGCCAGCGGTGAGGCCACCCATTGGCTGGAAGCCCCGACAGGGCGCCACTTCCACGGCCATGGCGCCTTTTCCGGCGATGGCCGCCGGTTCTTTTCCGCCGAAAACGATTATGCCGAGGCCACCGGGGTGATCGGTATCTGGGACGTGGGCGACACTTGGCGGCGGGTGGGGGAAATGCCGTCGCACGGCATCGAGCCGCACGACATCCGCATGCTGACCGACGGTCATACCCTGGTGGTGGCCAATGGCGGCATCATCACCCATCCCGACAGCGGACGCGCCCGCCTGAACCTGGAACGCATGGATCCGTCGCTGGTCTACCTGGACAGCCGCGACGGCGGCTTGCTGGGTCAGTGGCGGTTGCCGGCACGGTGGAAATTGCTGTCCATGCGCCACTTCGCCGTCAACGACCAAGGCGACGTCGCCATCGGCATGCAATATCAGGATGACGACACCACCGCACCGATCATCGCGCTTCACCGCTTCGGCCAGCCCATCCGCCTGCTCGACCTGCCCGCCCCCCTGCCCGCCACTGTGCGCAATTATTGCGGCAGCGTCGCCATGTCCGCCGATGGCCGCTATTTCGCCGCCTCGTGCCCGCAAGCATCGCTGGTCACCTTGTGGGAAACCACCTCTGCCCGTTTCCTCGGCACGGTGGCGGTGGCCGATGGCTGCGGCGTCGCTGCCGGCGGTGACGGCGACAGCGTCCTGATGACCAGCGGCCGCCGTGGCGCCTGGCTGTGGTCGGCCCAGACCGGCACGGTGGAGATCACCGGCGCATATGTGCGCGACCGCTCGTGGGACAATCACGCGGTCCGGCTTTTGCTATAG
- a CDS encoding imelysin family protein, giving the protein MRVHLTLMAVLLVASSPAWAAPDYAGILTAGADGPMIAGYRDFQAKAALLDQGMQTLCASPAPPSLEIARAGFHAAMDSWQKVQWIGYGPVEAFHRGQRVQFWPDKKNAGDRQMLALLKDRNAEALEGNRIAFASVAIQGLPALEMLLFDTNQAAKLVEASDDGTLRCRLAQGITANLGRIGGELVQDWSKPDGFATVLKSAGTGVNPYADHRQAASQMFNALHAQLSAMAEVKLAYPLAVSAGEARPSRAESWRSKRSLRNIAVNLESLRDTFATAFAPALRADGKGAAADRFLAALIDAQGAVTKLPAPMEESMGETDGWARLNGLKAKIKTAAQVLETEVAAALDVQVGFNGLDGD; this is encoded by the coding sequence ATGCGCGTTCATCTTACGCTGATGGCCGTCTTGCTGGTGGCATCGAGCCCGGCCTGGGCCGCTCCCGATTATGCCGGCATCCTCACCGCCGGGGCCGATGGGCCGATGATCGCCGGCTACCGTGACTTCCAGGCTAAGGCCGCCTTGCTGGACCAGGGGATGCAGACCCTGTGCGCCAGCCCCGCCCCGCCCAGTCTGGAAATCGCCCGCGCCGGCTTTCACGCCGCCATGGACTCTTGGCAAAAGGTGCAATGGATCGGCTATGGCCCGGTGGAAGCCTTCCACCGCGGCCAGCGCGTGCAGTTCTGGCCCGACAAGAAGAATGCCGGCGACCGTCAGATGCTGGCACTGCTGAAGGATCGCAACGCCGAGGCGCTGGAAGGCAACCGCATCGCTTTCGCCAGCGTCGCCATCCAAGGGCTGCCGGCGCTGGAAATGCTGTTGTTCGACACCAACCAAGCGGCCAAGCTGGTGGAAGCCAGCGACGACGGTACCCTGCGTTGCCGGCTGGCCCAAGGCATCACCGCCAATCTGGGGCGGATCGGCGGTGAGTTGGTCCAGGATTGGAGCAAGCCGGACGGCTTCGCCACCGTATTGAAAAGTGCCGGGACCGGCGTCAATCCCTATGCCGACCACCGGCAGGCGGCGTCGCAGATGTTCAATGCCTTGCACGCCCAGCTTTCGGCCATGGCCGAGGTCAAGCTGGCTTATCCCCTGGCCGTCTCGGCTGGTGAAGCCCGCCCAAGCCGGGCGGAAAGCTGGCGGTCCAAGCGGTCGTTGCGCAACATCGCCGTGAACCTGGAATCCTTGCGCGACACTTTCGCCACCGCCTTCGCCCCGGCCTTGCGTGCCGACGGCAAGGGCGCCGCCGCCGACCGCTTCCTCGCCGCCCTCATTGACGCGCAAGGTGCGGTGACCAAGCTGCCCGCCCCCATGGAGGAAAGCATGGGCGAGACGGATGGCTGGGCCCGCCTGAACGGGCTGAAAGCCAAGATCAAGACTGCCGCCCAAGTGCTGGAAACCGAGGTGGCCGCCGCGTTGGACGTGCAGGTGGGATTCAATGGACTCGATGGTGATTGA
- a CDS encoding di-heme oxidoredictase family protein, which translates to MRVMIVSLLAGLSMAGTALANGLAPLEPGEDMPGGTATHAKVINRDAFSHFSANMSFAKEMDFKVGNGFFRRLWVTAPSSTKAADGLGPLFNARACQNCHLKDGRGHVPADGEEGVSMFLRLSIPPQTEDQKSAIAQGRANIVPEPTYGGQLQNFAIAGHAAEGRMTIRYQEIPVALSGGEKASLRQPSYAISDLGYGPLHPQTLISPRVAPPMIGLGLLEAIAEESLIARADPEDKDSDGISGRAKMIWGQEEGKLMLGRFGWKGGNPTVKQQSADAFNGDIGLSNPLFPANSGDCTGAQKACLDAPHGGDDQYAGFEVPANVLDLVSFYSRNLAVPKRRDASDAQVLRGKQVFNQTGCASCHTPSHKTAQRADMPEQSDQLIWPYTDLLLHDLGDGLADNRPEGMASGSEWKTPPLWGIGLTQVVNGHTQLLHDGRARNTLEAILWHGGEAQAARDKVVSMPKADRAALIRFVNSL; encoded by the coding sequence ATGCGGGTGATGATCGTTTCGCTGCTGGCCGGATTGTCCATGGCCGGTACCGCCCTGGCCAATGGATTGGCGCCTTTGGAACCGGGCGAGGACATGCCGGGCGGCACCGCCACCCATGCCAAGGTCATCAACCGCGATGCCTTCTCGCATTTCTCCGCCAATATGAGTTTCGCCAAGGAAATGGATTTCAAGGTCGGCAACGGCTTTTTCCGCCGCCTGTGGGTGACGGCGCCGTCCTCGACCAAGGCCGCCGACGGTCTGGGGCCGTTGTTCAACGCCCGCGCCTGCCAGAACTGCCATCTCAAGGACGGTCGCGGCCACGTGCCCGCCGACGGCGAGGAAGGCGTATCCATGTTCCTGCGCCTATCCATTCCGCCGCAGACCGAAGATCAAAAATCCGCCATCGCCCAGGGCCGCGCCAATATCGTTCCCGAGCCCACCTATGGCGGCCAATTGCAGAATTTCGCCATCGCCGGCCATGCCGCCGAGGGCCGCATGACTATCCGCTACCAGGAAATCCCGGTGGCGCTGTCGGGCGGCGAGAAAGCCAGCCTGCGCCAGCCCAGCTATGCCATCAGCGATCTGGGCTATGGCCCCTTGCATCCGCAAACCCTGATCTCGCCCCGCGTCGCCCCGCCGATGATCGGCCTGGGTCTGCTGGAAGCCATCGCCGAAGAAAGCCTGATCGCCCGCGCCGACCCCGAGGACAAGGACAGCGACGGCATTTCCGGTCGGGCCAAGATGATCTGGGGGCAGGAAGAGGGAAAGCTGATGCTGGGCCGCTTCGGCTGGAAGGGTGGCAACCCGACGGTCAAGCAGCAAAGCGCCGATGCCTTCAATGGCGATATCGGCCTGTCCAACCCGCTGTTCCCCGCCAATTCCGGTGATTGCACCGGGGCGCAAAAAGCCTGCCTCGATGCCCCCCATGGCGGCGACGACCAATATGCCGGCTTCGAGGTACCGGCCAACGTTTTGGATCTGGTCAGCTTCTATTCGCGCAATCTGGCGGTGCCCAAGCGGCGCGATGCGAGTGATGCCCAGGTGCTGCGCGGCAAGCAGGTATTCAACCAAACCGGCTGCGCCTCGTGCCACACCCCCAGCCACAAGACGGCCCAACGCGCCGACATGCCCGAACAATCGGATCAACTGATCTGGCCCTATACCGACTTGTTGCTGCACGACCTGGGCGACGGTCTGGCCGACAACCGGCCCGAGGGCATGGCCAGCGGGTCGGAATGGAAGACGCCGCCGCTGTGGGGCATCGGCCTGACCCAGGTGGTCAACGGCCATACCCAGCTTTTGCACGACGGGCGCGCCCGCAACACGCTGGAAGCCATCTTGTGGCACGGCGGCGAGGCCCAGGCCGCACGCGACAAGGTGGTATCCATGCCCAAGGCCGACCGCGCCGCCCTGATCCGCTTCGTCAACTCGCTGTAA